A genomic stretch from Vibrio coralliilyticus includes:
- a CDS encoding cation:proton antiporter — translation MKILIHNLLHAENPMSVYYTLCFLSAAAMLIAFVNSKIGKMQTTIAITAGSMVLSLVILIAGQNNWFHLTEIASKTMSSINFEDFLLKGILGFLLFAGGLGIKLPHLKDQKWEITVLALGATLFSTFFIGFVLYGFCQFIGVQFDLVYCLLFGALISPTDPIAVLAIVKKLDAPERISTQIEGESLFNDGFGLVIFVTLFTIAFGTETPTLGSVTMLFAQEAIGGIVYGFALGLLFHYLISATDDHSMELLLTIGIPTAGYAFAEVLHVSGPLAMVVSGIMIGNWTRFIGFSKESEDHLDHFWELVDEFLNGVLFLLIGMSMLLFEFHKEDWILMAFSIPLVLAARYLSVFCSYLGFKRHRKYNPWSVKILTWGGLRGGLALAMALSIPSGIWVIQDKLIDVKEIILVMTYSVVVFSILVQGSTITPMIEKAKQAEKEIQPEPKAAESSDTE, via the coding sequence ATGAAAATTCTCATTCATAATTTGTTACATGCTGAGAACCCAATGTCGGTCTACTACACTCTCTGTTTTCTATCTGCAGCAGCAATGCTAATTGCTTTTGTAAACAGCAAGATAGGTAAAATGCAAACCACTATTGCCATTACTGCAGGTTCAATGGTGTTATCTCTTGTTATCCTTATTGCTGGCCAAAACAACTGGTTCCATCTAACAGAAATTGCTTCGAAGACCATGTCTAGCATTAACTTCGAAGATTTTTTGCTGAAAGGGATCTTAGGCTTTCTACTATTTGCAGGTGGTTTGGGAATTAAGCTTCCTCATCTCAAGGACCAAAAATGGGAGATTACCGTCCTCGCACTTGGTGCAACTCTCTTCTCTACCTTTTTCATCGGCTTTGTTCTATATGGATTCTGTCAGTTTATCGGGGTGCAGTTTGATTTAGTTTATTGTCTGCTATTTGGCGCCCTAATCTCCCCAACCGACCCAATCGCTGTTTTGGCTATTGTTAAGAAGCTCGATGCACCAGAGAGAATTTCAACTCAGATAGAAGGGGAATCTCTATTTAACGATGGTTTTGGCTTAGTCATATTTGTCACTTTGTTCACTATCGCCTTTGGCACGGAAACGCCAACCTTAGGTAGCGTCACTATGTTATTTGCTCAAGAAGCCATCGGTGGTATCGTCTACGGATTTGCTCTGGGACTGCTGTTTCACTACCTTATCAGCGCAACCGATGATCACTCGATGGAGCTGTTGCTTACTATTGGCATTCCAACCGCAGGGTACGCATTTGCAGAGGTATTGCATGTTTCAGGCCCATTAGCCATGGTGGTATCAGGCATTATGATCGGTAACTGGACCAGATTTATTGGATTCTCTAAAGAAAGTGAAGATCATCTCGATCACTTCTGGGAACTAGTGGATGAGTTTCTCAATGGCGTTCTATTCTTGCTCATCGGTATGTCGATGCTGCTGTTCGAATTTCATAAAGAAGACTGGATTTTAATGGCCTTCTCTATACCACTCGTTTTAGCAGCACGATACCTCAGCGTCTTTTGTTCTTACCTAGGGTTCAAAAGACATCGTAAATACAACCCTTGGTCAGTGAAAATATTAACTTGGGGAGGCTTGCGAGGTGGTCTTGCACTGGCAATGGCACTGTCAATTCCATCGGGTATCTGGGTTATTCAAGACAAGCTGATTGATGTAAAAGAAATCATCCTAGTCATGACTTATTCTGTCGTAGTATTCTCGATCCTCGTTCAAGGTTCGACCATTACTCCTATGATAGAAAAAGCTAAACAGGCAGAAAAAGAAATTCAGCCTGAACCAAAAGCAGCTGAGTCATCCGATACAGAGTAA
- the ptsN gene encoding PTS IIA-like nitrogen regulatory protein PtsN: MQLSEILSLDCTKSAVQCTSKKRALEMISEIVAEQTGQNSTELFECMLSREKMGSTGIGNGIAIPHARMQSSDKAVAVLIQCESPVEFDSIDNRPVDLLFALLVPDAQCKEHLKTLSSMAERLNDKQVLKQLRKAQSDEELYDIMVNQ; encoded by the coding sequence ATGCAATTAAGCGAAATCCTTTCATTGGACTGCACAAAAAGTGCAGTCCAATGCACCAGTAAAAAACGCGCTCTGGAAATGATCAGTGAAATCGTTGCAGAGCAGACCGGTCAAAACTCTACCGAACTTTTTGAGTGCATGCTTAGCCGCGAAAAAATGGGCAGTACTGGCATCGGAAATGGAATAGCCATTCCCCATGCTCGTATGCAGTCCAGCGATAAAGCTGTTGCCGTTCTCATACAATGCGAATCTCCTGTCGAGTTTGACTCGATAGATAACCGTCCTGTCGATCTGCTCTTTGCTCTACTTGTTCCTGACGCGCAGTGTAAAGAGCACCTTAAAACCCTTTCAAGCATGGCTGAGCGATTAAACGACAAACAGGTTCTTAAGCAGTTACGTAAAGCTCAGTCTGATGAAGAGCTTTACGACATTATGGTGAACCAGTAA
- the hpf gene encoding ribosome hibernation promoting factor: MQININGHHVDLTDSMQDYVNEKFQKLERFFDHINNVHVVLKVEKLRQIAEATLHVNQGEIHASADEESMYAAIDSLVDKLVRQLNKHKEKLNTH; this comes from the coding sequence ATGCAAATCAATATTAATGGCCACCACGTTGATCTCACCGATTCAATGCAAGACTACGTAAACGAAAAGTTTCAAAAGCTTGAGCGTTTCTTTGACCACATAAATAATGTTCATGTTGTTTTAAAAGTTGAAAAACTCCGTCAAATCGCAGAAGCTACCCTTCACGTTAACCAGGGCGAAATACACGCATCTGCGGATGAAGAAAGTATGTACGCTGCTATCGACTCTCTCGTTGACAAACTGGTCAGACAGCTCAACAAGCACAAAGAAAAATTAAATACGCACTAG
- the rapZ gene encoding RNase adapter RapZ: MRLIVVSGQSGAGKSVALRVLEDLGYYCVDNLPVNLLDNFVKSVKTSKQNVAVSIDIRNLPTEPNLVTDVLTKLKKSSDVSVLFLDAKKDTLLKRYSETRRIHPLTLSNENTSLEQAIEKERCILSPLKEHADLIIDSSNQSLHDLSETVRMRIEGRERKDLVMVFQSFGFKYGLPSDADYVFDVRFLPNPHWEPALRPMTGLDAPIKSFLESHQDVLELKQQIQKFIENWLPLLEKNNRSYLTVAIGCTGGKHRSVYLTQQIGEYFAQMGHQVQIRHATLEKNYKE, translated from the coding sequence ATGCGTCTTATCGTCGTCAGCGGTCAATCCGGTGCGGGAAAAAGCGTTGCTCTTCGCGTACTTGAGGATTTAGGTTACTACTGCGTCGATAACCTACCGGTCAATTTGCTCGATAACTTCGTCAAATCAGTAAAAACCAGCAAGCAAAACGTAGCAGTCAGTATTGATATCCGTAATCTACCGACAGAGCCCAATTTAGTGACGGATGTTCTCACAAAGCTGAAGAAATCGTCAGACGTCAGCGTGCTGTTTCTAGATGCCAAAAAAGATACCTTACTCAAACGCTACAGCGAAACCAGACGAATTCATCCACTAACGCTCAGCAATGAAAATACGTCTTTAGAACAAGCGATTGAAAAAGAGCGTTGCATTCTTTCCCCTCTCAAAGAGCACGCGGACCTTATCATCGATAGCAGTAATCAATCTCTGCACGATCTAAGTGAAACAGTCCGTATGCGTATCGAAGGCCGAGAGCGCAAAGACTTGGTCATGGTGTTCCAGTCTTTTGGTTTCAAGTATGGTCTACCGAGTGACGCAGACTACGTATTTGACGTGCGCTTTTTGCCCAATCCACATTGGGAGCCAGCATTAAGGCCAATGACAGGATTGGATGCTCCAATTAAGTCCTTTCTTGAAAGCCATCAAGATGTGTTAGAGCTCAAACAACAGATCCAGAAGTTCATCGAGAACTGGCTTCCTCTACTAGAAAAGAATAACCGCAGCTATTTGACCGTTGCAATAGGCTGTACTGGAGGTAAACACCGCTCCGTTTATCTGACTCAACAAATTGGCGAATATTTCGCTCAAATGGGTCACCAAGTCCAAATTCGCCATGCCACACTAGAGAAGAACTATAAGGAATAA
- the metH gene encoding methionine synthase translates to MGSNVRQQIEAQLRKRILLIDGGMGTMIQGYKLEEPDYRGERFADWHCDLKGNNDLLVLTQPKLIKDIHAEYLEAGADILETNTFNATTIAMADYDMESLSEEINFEAARLAREVADEWTLKTPDRPRYVAGVLGPTNRTCSISPDVNDPGYRNVTFDELVKAYSESTRALIKGGSDLILIETIFDTLNAKACAFAVDSVFEELGVKLPIMISGTITDASGRTLSGQTTEAFYNSLRHVQPLSFGLNCALGPDELRPYVEEMSRISESFVSAHPNAGLPNAFGEYDLSPEDMAVHVKEWAESGFLNLIGGCCGTTPEHIRQMAQAVEGVTPRALPDLHVACRLSGLEPLSIEKETLFVNVGERTNVTGSARFKRLIKEELYDEALEVARQQVENGAQIIDINMDEGMLDAEACMVRFLNLCASEPEISKVPIMVDSSKWEVIEAGLKCIQGKGIVNSISLKEGKEKFVEQAKLIRRYGAAVIVMAFDEVGQAETRERKLEICTNAYRILVDEVGFPPEDIIFDPNIFAVATGIEEHNNYAVDFIEAVADIKRDLPHAMISGGVSNVSFSFRGNNYVREAIHAVFLYHCFKNGMDMGIVNAGQLEIYDNVPEKLREAVEDVVLNRRDDATERLLDIAAEYADKGVGKEEDASALEWRTWPVEKRLEHALVKGITEFIVEDTEEARLNASKPLEVIEGPLMDGMNVVGDLFGEGKMFLPQVVKSARVMKQAVAHLEPFINKEKQAGSSNGKILLATVKGDVHDIGKNIVGVVLQCNNYEIIDLGVMVPCEKILKVAKEENVDIIGLSGLITPSLDEMVHVAKEMERLDFDLPLLIGGATTSKAHTAVKIEQNYQHPVVYVNNASRAVGVCTSLLSDELRPAFVEKLDADYVRVRDQHNRKKPRTKPITLEQARDNKVAIDWENYTPPAPAKPGVHVFDDFDIATLREYIDWTPFFMTWSLVGKYPAILEHEEVGEEAKQLFADANALLDRVEKEGLLKARGMCALFPAASVGDDIEVYHDESRTEVVKVLHNLRQQTEKPKGYNYCLSDYIAPKSSGKKDWIGAFAVTGGIGERELADEYKAAGDDYNAIMIQAVADRLAEAFAEYLHEKVRKEIWGYSADEDLSNDDLIREKYQGIRPAPGYPACPEHTEKGSLWELLKVEETIDMSLTSSYAMWPGASVSGWYFSHPDSRYFAIAQIQQDQVESYADRKGWDMLEAEKWLGPNIN, encoded by the coding sequence GTGGGAAGTAACGTAAGGCAACAGATCGAAGCTCAATTAAGAAAGCGTATCCTATTAATTGATGGTGGTATGGGCACCATGATCCAGGGCTACAAACTTGAAGAGCCAGACTACCGAGGTGAGCGTTTCGCTGATTGGCATTGTGACCTTAAAGGCAATAATGACCTTCTGGTTCTGACACAGCCCAAATTGATTAAAGATATTCATGCTGAGTACTTAGAAGCTGGCGCAGATATCCTTGAGACCAACACGTTTAACGCAACGACCATCGCAATGGCTGACTATGATATGGAAAGCCTGAGTGAAGAAATCAACTTTGAAGCCGCGAGGCTAGCTCGCGAAGTGGCAGACGAGTGGACGTTAAAAACACCAGATAGACCACGCTATGTGGCGGGTGTTCTTGGCCCAACTAACCGTACATGTTCGATTTCCCCAGATGTGAACGATCCAGGCTATCGCAACGTTACGTTTGATGAATTAGTTAAGGCGTATTCCGAATCGACGCGCGCCTTAATTAAAGGTGGCTCAGACCTCATTCTTATTGAAACTATTTTTGATACGCTGAATGCCAAGGCCTGTGCCTTTGCTGTCGACAGTGTTTTCGAAGAGCTGGGTGTTAAGCTTCCTATCATGATTTCGGGAACCATCACTGATGCCTCAGGACGAACGCTTTCTGGCCAAACGACAGAAGCGTTTTACAATTCTTTACGTCATGTTCAGCCACTGTCTTTTGGACTTAACTGTGCTTTAGGCCCAGATGAGCTTCGGCCGTACGTAGAAGAAATGTCACGCATCTCTGAGAGTTTCGTCTCAGCACACCCCAATGCGGGTCTGCCAAATGCATTTGGTGAATATGACCTTTCGCCCGAAGATATGGCCGTACATGTAAAAGAGTGGGCTGAGAGTGGTTTCCTCAACTTAATCGGTGGTTGTTGCGGCACGACTCCTGAGCATATCCGCCAGATGGCTCAAGCTGTCGAAGGCGTGACGCCTCGTGCACTCCCCGATCTTCACGTAGCTTGTCGCTTATCAGGCCTTGAGCCTCTGTCAATTGAAAAAGAAACACTGTTCGTCAATGTGGGTGAACGTACTAATGTAACAGGTTCTGCCCGCTTTAAACGTCTGATCAAAGAAGAACTCTATGATGAAGCGCTTGAAGTGGCTCGCCAGCAAGTTGAGAACGGCGCTCAGATTATCGATATCAATATGGATGAGGGCATGTTGGATGCCGAGGCATGCATGGTACGCTTCCTCAATTTGTGTGCGTCTGAGCCAGAAATTTCCAAAGTTCCCATTATGGTTGATTCCTCAAAATGGGAAGTGATTGAAGCCGGACTGAAATGCATTCAGGGTAAAGGCATTGTTAACTCTATCTCGCTCAAAGAAGGCAAAGAGAAGTTTGTCGAACAAGCTAAGCTAATCCGCCGCTATGGTGCTGCTGTTATTGTTATGGCATTCGATGAAGTCGGACAAGCAGAAACACGTGAACGCAAGCTTGAAATCTGTACCAATGCCTATCGTATCTTGGTAGATGAAGTCGGTTTCCCTCCTGAAGATATTATCTTTGACCCAAATATCTTTGCTGTAGCAACAGGTATAGAAGAGCACAATAACTATGCGGTTGACTTTATTGAGGCAGTTGCCGATATAAAACGTGATTTGCCACATGCAATGATCTCCGGTGGTGTGTCTAACGTTTCTTTCTCTTTCCGCGGTAACAACTACGTTCGTGAAGCGATCCATGCTGTTTTCCTTTACCACTGTTTCAAAAACGGTATGGATATGGGAATTGTGAATGCGGGTCAGCTAGAAATTTACGACAACGTACCTGAAAAACTACGTGAAGCTGTGGAAGATGTTGTTCTCAACCGCCGTGATGACGCGACAGAGCGACTGCTTGATATTGCTGCCGAATACGCAGATAAAGGGGTAGGGAAGGAAGAAGATGCTTCAGCACTTGAGTGGCGGACATGGCCAGTCGAAAAACGCCTAGAACATGCTTTAGTCAAAGGCATCACCGAGTTCATCGTTGAAGATACGGAAGAAGCCCGTCTTAATGCATCCAAGCCACTTGAAGTTATCGAAGGGCCTTTGATGGATGGAATGAATGTGGTTGGAGATCTCTTCGGTGAAGGCAAAATGTTCCTTCCTCAGGTGGTGAAATCGGCACGTGTAATGAAGCAGGCTGTAGCGCATTTAGAGCCGTTCATTAACAAGGAAAAACAAGCGGGTTCTTCAAACGGTAAGATCCTACTGGCAACAGTGAAAGGGGATGTTCACGATATTGGTAAGAACATTGTCGGGGTCGTTTTGCAGTGTAATAACTACGAAATCATCGATCTTGGCGTGATGGTGCCGTGTGAAAAGATCCTTAAAGTCGCTAAAGAAGAAAATGTCGATATCATCGGTTTGTCTGGACTTATCACACCATCACTGGATGAAATGGTTCATGTGGCTAAGGAAATGGAACGTCTTGATTTCGACTTGCCACTTCTAATTGGTGGTGCGACAACATCGAAAGCTCACACTGCGGTTAAGATTGAGCAAAACTACCAACACCCAGTGGTGTATGTAAATAATGCTTCCAGAGCCGTTGGTGTGTGTACCTCACTTCTTTCTGATGAACTACGTCCCGCTTTTGTCGAGAAGCTAGACGCGGATTACGTACGCGTTCGCGATCAGCACAACCGTAAGAAACCTCGCACTAAGCCCATTACTCTGGAACAGGCGAGAGATAATAAGGTGGCGATTGACTGGGAAAACTATACCCCTCCAGCCCCAGCTAAACCAGGTGTGCATGTATTTGATGATTTTGATATAGCAACATTACGTGAATACATCGACTGGACGCCATTCTTTATGACTTGGTCTTTAGTGGGTAAGTACCCAGCCATTCTTGAGCACGAGGAGGTAGGGGAAGAAGCGAAGCAGTTGTTTGCTGATGCCAACGCTTTATTGGATAGAGTTGAGAAAGAGGGGCTGTTGAAAGCTCGTGGTATGTGTGCACTCTTCCCTGCTGCTAGTGTTGGTGATGACATTGAAGTGTACCACGACGAATCACGTACGGAAGTAGTGAAAGTCCTGCATAACCTTCGCCAGCAGACAGAGAAGCCTAAAGGCTATAATTACTGTCTCTCTGATTACATCGCACCCAAATCTTCAGGTAAGAAAGACTGGATTGGCGCATTCGCGGTAACCGGTGGTATTGGAGAACGTGAACTCGCTGATGAATACAAAGCAGCGGGAGATGATTACAACGCGATTATGATTCAAGCTGTGGCGGATCGCTTGGCTGAGGCTTTTGCTGAATACCTGCATGAAAAAGTGCGTAAGGAAATTTGGGGCTATTCCGCGGATGAAGATCTTTCTAACGATGATCTGATTCGTGAAAAATATCAGGGTATTCGTCCTGCCCCGGGCTATCCGGCATGTCCAGAGCATACTGAGAAAGGCTCTCTATGGGAGTTGCTCAAAGTAGAAGAAACCATAGATATGTCACTGACTAGCAGCTATGCGATGTGGCCAGGAGCATCAGTTTCAGGGTGGTACTTCTCGCATCCCGATTCACGTTATTTTGCGATCGCACAGATCCAGCAGGATCAAGTAGAAAGCTACGCTGATCGTAAAGGTTGGGATATGTTAGAAGCTGAGAAGTGGTTAGGTCCAAACATTAACTAG
- a CDS encoding HPr family phosphocarrier protein, protein MQQQSRTVLIQNRLGLHARAAVKLVELAQSFDAILTIQNHEGKEATADSVMGLLMLESAQGEHVTISAEGNDASPALEAVCHLIEAKFEEAE, encoded by the coding sequence ATGCAGCAACAGAGTCGAACCGTCCTCATTCAAAACCGATTAGGCCTTCATGCTCGTGCTGCCGTTAAACTTGTCGAACTTGCCCAATCTTTCGATGCCATTCTTACCATTCAAAACCATGAAGGCAAAGAAGCCACCGCTGACAGTGTCATGGGGTTGTTAATGCTGGAATCAGCTCAAGGCGAACACGTTACTATCAGTGCAGAAGGCAATGATGCAAGCCCTGCCCTTGAAGCAGTCTGTCATTTAATTGAAGCTAAATTCGAAGAAGCGGAATAA
- the mgtE gene encoding magnesium transporter encodes MAEQIEFDQAHQALQEVTEALENGRFVHVRRQLQDMEPEDIAHLLEASPRKSREVLWQLTDPEDYGEILDELNEDVKDALVSKMEPEMLAEATEGMDTDDVAYVLRSLPDDVSREVLAQMDSAERLRVETALSYPEDTAGGLMNTDVITIRGDVDVDVVLRYLRMKGELPEATDALYVIDEDNQLIGQLPITTLITTQPDIKVSEVMGDADEAIEVTMSDSDIASLFERRNWVSAPVIDENQHLVGRITIDDVVDVIREDAEHSMMSMAGMDDDEDTFAPVVKSARKRSIWLGANVLAALAAASVSNMFEATLDQMAAIAVLMTIVPSMGGVAGNQTVALVIRGLALGHIGDSNKRELLMKEAAIGLLNGIMWALIIGGIVVAWKGNWMLGGIISAAMLTNLLVAGIAGVTIPILLKKMNIDPALAGGMALTTVTDVIGLSVFLGLATIMI; translated from the coding sequence ATGGCAGAGCAAATAGAATTTGACCAAGCTCACCAAGCCCTCCAAGAAGTGACAGAAGCTCTAGAAAATGGTCGCTTTGTGCATGTCCGTCGCCAACTACAGGACATGGAACCGGAAGATATAGCCCATCTATTAGAAGCCTCACCACGAAAAAGCCGCGAAGTGCTTTGGCAGCTCACTGATCCAGAAGATTATGGTGAAATTCTCGACGAGCTGAATGAAGACGTTAAAGATGCGTTGGTTTCCAAAATGGAGCCAGAGATGCTGGCTGAAGCAACCGAAGGTATGGACACCGATGACGTTGCCTACGTACTTCGAAGCCTTCCTGATGATGTATCGAGAGAAGTCCTTGCTCAGATGGACAGCGCAGAGCGTCTACGAGTGGAGACTGCTCTTTCTTATCCTGAAGATACAGCTGGTGGATTGATGAATACCGACGTCATCACCATACGTGGTGACGTTGATGTCGATGTCGTTTTACGCTATCTGCGCATGAAAGGGGAGCTTCCTGAAGCAACCGATGCTCTGTACGTTATCGATGAGGATAATCAGCTTATTGGTCAACTTCCAATTACCACCTTGATTACCACTCAACCTGATATCAAAGTCAGTGAAGTTATGGGAGATGCCGACGAAGCAATTGAAGTGACGATGAGTGACTCAGATATTGCCAGCCTATTTGAGCGTCGTAATTGGGTTTCCGCTCCGGTTATTGATGAAAACCAGCACCTGGTCGGCCGTATTACCATCGATGATGTTGTAGATGTAATCCGTGAAGATGCAGAGCACTCTATGATGAGTATGGCGGGTATGGATGATGACGAGGATACCTTCGCACCAGTCGTAAAGTCTGCGCGTAAACGGAGTATCTGGCTGGGAGCGAATGTCTTAGCGGCACTTGCTGCGGCATCCGTATCTAATATGTTTGAAGCCACACTCGATCAAATGGCTGCTATTGCCGTTTTGATGACCATCGTTCCTTCTATGGGCGGTGTGGCAGGTAACCAAACCGTTGCTTTGGTCATCCGTGGCTTAGCTTTAGGCCATATTGGTGATTCCAACAAACGTGAGCTACTCATGAAGGAAGCAGCCATAGGCCTGTTAAATGGCATTATGTGGGCATTGATCATTGGTGGAATAGTCGTCGCATGGAAAGGTAACTGGATGCTCGGTGGGATCATTTCCGCAGCGATGCTAACCAACCTGTTAGTTGCTGGCATAGCTGGGGTGACCATCCCGATTCTACTCAAGAAAATGAACATTGACCCAGCCTTGGCTGGAGGCATGGCATTAACCACTGTCACCGATGTTATTGGTCTCTCAGTGTTCCTCGGTCTTGCAACCATCATGATCTAA